One segment of Syntrophomonadaceae bacterium DNA contains the following:
- a CDS encoding FadR family transcriptional regulator encodes MQIEKTNVTQQVIEYLKTNIENENWKVGKKIPSENMLTNILGVSRASIRVAIQQFIAINTLESIHGKGTFVKSNDLSAFRNSTNNITREDCQDINKVLEFRRIIETESCYLAAKNAARELIESLKKCLALMAENIGNPEEFVKADIMFHEEICRASGNHLLEKSLREVFKQTVKNHKQINEIFGYKDGMYYHRVILKAIEEKNAKLAKRLMHDHLQQAIDKISVLKE; translated from the coding sequence ATGCAAATAGAAAAAACGAATGTTACACAACAAGTCATCGAATACTTGAAAACTAATATCGAAAATGAGAACTGGAAAGTGGGAAAAAAAATCCCATCCGAGAATATGTTGACAAATATATTGGGGGTCAGCAGAGCCAGTATCAGGGTTGCAATACAGCAGTTTATTGCCATAAATACTTTGGAAAGCATCCATGGCAAAGGCACTTTTGTAAAAAGCAATGATTTAAGTGCTTTTAGAAATAGTACAAATAATATCACCCGTGAAGATTGTCAGGATATCAATAAAGTGCTGGAGTTTAGAAGAATTATTGAGACAGAGAGTTGTTATCTGGCTGCGAAGAATGCCGCCCGTGAACTTATTGAAAGCCTAAAAAAGTGCCTTGCCCTCATGGCGGAAAACATAGGAAATCCCGAAGAATTTGTTAAAGCGGATATTATGTTCCATGAAGAGATTTGCAGAGCTTCAGGAAATCATTTGCTGGAAAAGAGTTTGAGAGAAGTATTCAAGCAAACAGTTAAAAACCACAAACAAATCAATGAGATTTTCGGGTATAAAGATGGAATGTATTACCACAGGGTTATCTTAAAAGCCATTGAAGAAAAAAATGCAAAATTAGCAAAAAGATTGATGCATGACCATCTGCAGCA
- a CDS encoding alkaline phosphatase, whose protein sequence is MRKKHFIMLIAMLVLIGHAMQPFISEADAQRRPITLELNGRSLVTEVSPLLSRGHVMVPARVIFEAMGGTVAWNPATRTLSASVSGKTVQLSAGKNTAKVNGLAVSLAQPSRVVGGSLFVHARSIVEALGASADWDAARRVLSISSKTRNVIFFHPDGFGLSHWGSLRTLIAGMDGKINWDRLPHMAPYTGHMKDAITGTSHGGATVHAYGVKVQRDSFGLDGEAEITALSGKRKSIMEEAIAAGFATALIQTGSITEPGTAAFVASVKERGNHAEIARQLIESGVYIIMGGGERDMLPQGVAGRHGAGRRTDGLNLIERARQLGYTVVYTRDELMALPADVTKVLGVFASNHTFNDRTEEALRTAGLPLYVQTAPTIAEMSEKALEILSRNPKTRDRGFFMVSEEEGTDNFPNNANAPGSFEAGRRADEAFGVFADYVAKNPNTLLITAADSNAGNMNIIDAETGKNVGNVAINSNREGTNVEAPLDGIDGAGSAPFVSAKGADGQQMSFAAVWASPHDLSVGILARAKGLNAERLSALGVVDNTDIYRIMYYTLFDRWLN, encoded by the coding sequence TTGAGAAAAAAACACTTCATTATGCTTATTGCAATGCTTGTGCTTATCGGGCATGCAATGCAACCGTTTATCAGTGAGGCTGATGCACAAAGGCGCCCGATTACATTGGAATTAAATGGGCGGTCTCTGGTAACCGAAGTTTCCCCGCTATTATCAAGGGGACACGTGATGGTTCCTGCCCGCGTGATTTTTGAAGCTATGGGCGGAACAGTAGCATGGAATCCCGCTACTCGTACTTTGAGCGCAAGTGTAAGTGGCAAAACAGTTCAGCTTTCAGCGGGGAAAAATACCGCAAAGGTCAATGGCTTGGCGGTATCACTTGCACAGCCTTCAAGGGTTGTTGGCGGCAGTCTGTTTGTGCACGCACGCTCTATTGTCGAGGCGTTGGGCGCTTCGGCAGACTGGGATGCCGCAAGGCGCGTCTTATCAATATCGAGCAAAACCAGAAATGTGATATTTTTTCACCCCGATGGTTTCGGTTTGAGCCATTGGGGTTCATTAAGAACACTGATTGCTGGGATGGATGGCAAGATCAACTGGGACAGGCTTCCTCACATGGCGCCATACACTGGGCACATGAAAGACGCCATAACGGGAACTTCTCACGGCGGAGCCACAGTACACGCATACGGTGTTAAGGTGCAAAGAGACAGTTTTGGACTTGACGGTGAAGCGGAAATCACAGCATTGTCCGGGAAAAGAAAGTCGATTATGGAAGAAGCTATTGCGGCTGGCTTTGCGACAGCATTGATCCAGACTGGTTCAATTACCGAACCCGGTACCGCGGCTTTTGTTGCTTCAGTTAAAGAACGGGGAAATCATGCCGAGATAGCACGCCAGCTTATCGAGTCAGGTGTATATATTATAATGGGCGGCGGTGAAAGGGATATGTTGCCACAGGGAGTTGCCGGCAGACATGGCGCCGGCAGGCGTACCGATGGGCTAAATCTTATCGAACGCGCCCGCCAACTCGGATATACAGTCGTCTATACCAGGGATGAACTGATGGCGCTTCCGGCAGATGTGACAAAAGTACTTGGCGTGTTTGCGTCAAATCATACTTTTAACGACAGAACTGAAGAAGCTCTTCGTACTGCCGGTCTTCCGCTATACGTGCAAACCGCTCCGACCATAGCCGAAATGTCTGAAAAGGCACTGGAGATATTGTCCAGGAATCCAAAAACGAGAGATAGAGGCTTTTTCATGGTGTCCGAAGAAGAAGGCACCGATAATTTCCCAAATAATGCTAATGCTCCTGGCAGTTTCGAGGCGGGCAGACGAGCTGACGAAGCGTTTGGGGTGTTTGCTGATTATGTAGCAAAAAATCCCAATACTCTCCTTATAACAGCGGCAGACAGCAATGCTGGAAACATGAACATAATTGATGCAGAAACCGGCAAAAATGTTGGTAATGTTGCCATCAACTCAAACAGAGAAGGAACTAATGTTGAAGCCCCTCTCGATGGCATTGATGGCGCCGGCAGCGCACCATTTGTATCGGCGAAAGGCGCTGACGGTCAACAGATGTCTTTTGCCGCAGTATGGGCCAGTCCGCATGACTTATCAGTAGGTATTCTTGCCCGCGCAAAAGGACTAAACGCAGAACGCCTAAGCGCACTTGGAGTCGTTGATAATACGGACATTTACCGGATAATGTACTATACTCTGTTTGACAGATGGCTTAATTAA